One genomic segment of Maridesulfovibrio bastinii DSM 16055 includes these proteins:
- a CDS encoding alpha/beta hydrolase gives MRFARTAFLFLFLSFLSFSIFTSLGRCSSFPVPTTVSKKMQSLIAANPPDFWNLHPKNLQEWKDFSDGFYKSVSATLPKLIKKFNVSIESGDMAGVPVFTITPHKKFSDKNDFILLHLHGGGYVLGKGKSGIPEGIMMSGFGGFKVLSVDYRMAPEYPYPAALDDAVTVYKELLKKYSSKKIGVFGTSTGGGMTLALVLRLKKEKLPLPGAIAPGTPWSDLSCTGDSYYTNEHIDNVLVSYDGWLGEAAKVYADGHNLKDPMLSPVYGNVEGFPPTLLTSGTRDLFLSNTVRMQKKLLEAGVDVRLIVFEGLSHAQYYLLPDSPETAFHFRQLKLFFIKNLHL, from the coding sequence ATGAGATTTGCTAGAACAGCTTTTCTTTTTTTGTTTTTGTCATTTTTATCATTTTCAATTTTTACTTCTTTAGGAAGATGTTCATCCTTTCCTGTTCCGACAACTGTCAGCAAAAAAATGCAGTCACTGATTGCAGCAAATCCACCAGACTTTTGGAATCTACATCCTAAAAATTTACAGGAGTGGAAAGATTTTTCAGATGGCTTTTATAAAAGTGTATCCGCTACTCTCCCAAAGCTAATAAAGAAATTTAATGTTTCAATTGAATCTGGAGATATGGCTGGTGTTCCTGTCTTTACAATTACTCCTCATAAAAAGTTTTCGGATAAAAATGATTTTATCTTACTGCACCTTCATGGTGGCGGGTATGTTTTAGGTAAGGGGAAATCTGGGATTCCAGAAGGAATTATGATGTCAGGGTTTGGAGGATTCAAGGTTCTTTCAGTTGACTATAGAATGGCTCCCGAATACCCGTATCCAGCCGCACTGGATGATGCCGTCACTGTCTACAAAGAATTATTAAAAAAGTATTCTTCCAAAAAAATCGGTGTGTTCGGTACTTCAACTGGTGGAGGAATGACTCTGGCACTAGTTTTAAGGTTGAAGAAGGAAAAACTTCCTTTACCAGGAGCTATTGCCCCGGGAACTCCATGGAGTGATCTTAGCTGCACTGGTGACAGCTATTATACAAATGAGCATATTGATAATGTCCTTGTAAGTTATGATGGATGGCTCGGGGAAGCTGCAAAAGTATATGCAGATGGACATAATCTTAAAGACCCTATGCTTTCTCCTGTTTACGGTAATGTTGAAGGTTTCCCTCCGACACTTTTAACATCTGGAACTAGAGATTTATTTTTAAGCAACACCGTGCGCATGCAGAAAAAACTTTTAGAAGCAGGCGTTGATGTCCGGTTGATTGTTTTTGAAGGCTTATCTCATGCCCAATACTATTTATTGCCGGATTCTCCTGAGACAGCTTTCCATTTTCGACAGCTTAAATTGTTTTTTATTAAAAATTTACATCTGTAA